In Silene latifolia isolate original U9 population chromosome 3, ASM4854445v1, whole genome shotgun sequence, a single window of DNA contains:
- the LOC141648720 gene encoding uncharacterized protein LOC141648720, with translation MGKMGLGELLVSTGGHQLQIDIFHGNYFKSLVSKLMVHGDVEFEGYEFTFDNGQEEGDNRQSTLDRALCNDAWNELFLRSILRNLDREWSDHAPIKLVMNRRGETERGVNKVFRFEQIWISENGCEDVVKEAWTDGEENLVENLTRCAENLQRWKGTSIGKIVRDLNTKRRKLLRLNEGGRTGWDVRERKRLVKDITNLIHQEEIFWRQRLRALWLKDGDRNTAYFHRKAGQRKKRNHIAKLIDEEGREYVGFEAVQGAAKGYFERLFKSGSPSNFEPLLEGIAGRVTDRMNGFLRSEYTIVEVEMALNQMHPLKAPGPDDMNGLLSNLLAYCWKIGD, from the exons ATGGGGAAGATGGGACTTGGAGAGCTACTGGTTTCTACGGGTGGCCATCAGTTGCAGATCGACATCTTTCATGGGAACTACTTCAAATCCTTGGTGAGCAAGCTAATGGTCCATGG GGATGTGGAGTTTGAGGGTTACGAATTTACTTTTGACAATGGCCAGGAAGAAGGTGATAATAGGCAAAGTACGTTGGATCGAGCACTTTGTAACGATGCCTGGAATGAGCTTTTCCTGAGATCAATTCTGAGAAATTTGGACCGCGAGTGGTCGGATCACGCACCAATTAAGCTTGTCATGAATAGGAGAGGAGAAACCGAGAGAGGGGTAAATAAAGTGTTTAGATTTGAGCAAATTTGGATCAGTGAAAATGGATGTGAAGATGTGGTGAAGGAGGCGTGGACGGATGGGGAGGAGAATTTGGTGGAGAACTTGACTCGATGTGCTGAGAATTTACAACGATGGAAGGGCACCAGTATTGGTAAAATTGTGCGAGACCTTAACACCAAAAGACGAAAGCTGCTGCGGTTGAATGAAGGAGGGAGAACGGGGTGGGACGTTCGGGAAAGGAAGCGGCTTGTTAAGGATATTACTAATCTTATTCATCAAGAGGAGATTTTCTGGCGGCAGAGATTGCGAGCTCTATGGCTGAAAGACGGAGATAGGAATACTGCATATTTTCACCGGAAGGCAGGGCAGAGGAAAAAACGGAATCACATTGCTAAATTGATCGATGAGGAGGGCAGGGAATACGTGGGGTTTGAGGCAGTCCAGGGGGCAGCCAAGGGGTACTTTGAGCGTCTATTTAAGTCGGGCAGCCCAAGTAATTTCGAGCCGCTACTGGAGGGAATAGCTGGGAGAGTGACTGATAGAATGAACGGGTTTCTAAGAAGCGAGTATACTATTGTTGAGGTGGAGATGGCGTTGAATCAAATGCACCCTCTCAAAGCACCTGGACCTGACGATATGAATGGCCTTTTATCAAACTTATTGGCATATTGTTGGAAAATCGGTGACTAG
- the LOC141648722 gene encoding uncharacterized protein LOC141648722, producing MVLSPRQNADSDMVVADIWRADGASWDTTKVRNLFLPFEQDRILNMRISTTKPEDKWGWDLEKDGEYTVRSAYNVLTMGREDDAGTSNRAQEKGCGWTGGLWDRLVIDVRVTDGYERVREWVEEVWRELEDGEIELFMMECWAIWEARNGWVFENKEVDVIRVANRVRSLLREMQEESDGGESNTQAEVGAERWEKPIEGVMKLNIDAGVKEGWGVGFGVVCRDSIGVVKWGVSERRREVMEP from the exons ATGGTTCTTTCCCCGAGACAAAATGCGGATAGTGATATGGTTGTGGCTGATATTTGGCGAGCTGATGGGGCGTCTTGGGACACGACGAAGGTGCGTAATTTGTTCCTTCCTTTTGAGCAAGATAGGATTCTTAATATGAGGATTAGCACTACAAAACCGGAAGATAAATGGGGATGGGATCTTGAGAAAGACGGGGAATATACAGTGCGATCGGCATATAACGTCTTAACCATGGGAAGAGAGGATGATGCTGGGACATCGAATAGAGCACAGGAAAA GGGATGTGGGTGGACGGGGGGTTTATGGGATAGGTTGGTAATTGATGTGAGGGTGACGGACGGGTATGagcgggtgagggagtgggtggaaGAGGTTTGGAGGGAGTTGGAGGATGGAGAGATAGAGTTATTTATGATGGAGTGTTGGGCGATATGGGAAGCGCGGAATGGCTGGGTGTTCGAGAACAAAGAAGTTGATGTAATAAGGGTGGCCAACCGAGTGAGGAGTTTATTGAGGGAGATGCAAGAAGAAAGTGATGGTGGTGAGAGCAATACCCAGGCGGAGGTGGGAGCGGAGAGGTGGGAGAAACCAATAGAGGGCGTTATGAAATTGAATATTGATGCGGGTGTGAAGGAAGGGTGGGGTGTGGGGTTTGGTGTGGTGTGCCGGGACAGTATAGGGGTGGTTAAATGGGGGGTGTCGGAGAGGCGCAGGGAGGTGATGGAACCATGA